Proteins co-encoded in one Marinobacter qingdaonensis genomic window:
- a CDS encoding DUF1338 domain-containing protein, protein MHTDRNALFQNLWRNYQEVTPSAAEIHRILGAEEGQAIINDHIALRTFNRSPVGLDALAEHFLKLGYRQGGEYHFEAKKLYARHYEHPDAEAPKVFISELLVEQCSPGLQATVDQLVAQIDADRVSADDFLYSGRHWDVDYPTYRALLDESEYAAWMAAWGYRANHFTVSINHLERFDTVPEINQLLKDNGYAVNAAGGEVKGSPAELLEQSSTMADRVPVRFSDREETIPSCFYEFALRYPKPDGELYSGFVAASADKIFESTNAAG, encoded by the coding sequence ATGCACACTGATCGCAACGCCCTGTTCCAGAACCTCTGGCGCAATTACCAGGAGGTCACGCCCTCGGCGGCGGAAATCCACCGGATCCTCGGCGCCGAGGAAGGTCAGGCCATCATCAATGACCACATCGCCCTGCGCACCTTCAACCGGTCGCCGGTGGGCCTGGACGCGCTGGCCGAACACTTTCTCAAGCTGGGTTACCGCCAGGGTGGGGAGTACCACTTTGAGGCCAAGAAGCTCTACGCCCGGCATTATGAGCACCCGGACGCCGAGGCCCCCAAGGTGTTCATTTCCGAACTGTTGGTCGAGCAGTGCTCACCGGGGCTGCAGGCAACGGTGGACCAACTGGTGGCCCAGATCGATGCCGACCGGGTCAGCGCCGACGATTTTCTGTATTCCGGCCGGCACTGGGACGTGGACTATCCGACCTACCGGGCACTGCTGGACGAGAGTGAATACGCCGCCTGGATGGCCGCCTGGGGCTACCGGGCAAACCATTTCACGGTCAGCATCAATCACCTGGAACGCTTCGATACCGTGCCGGAAATCAATCAGTTGCTGAAAGACAACGGCTACGCCGTCAATGCCGCCGGCGGCGAGGTCAAAGGCTCGCCGGCCGAGCTGCTGGAGCAGTCCTCCACCATGGCGGACCGGGTGCCGGTTCGGTTTTCCGATCGCGAGGAGACCATCCCCAGCTGCTTCTACGAGTTCGCCCTACGCTACCCCAAGCCCGACGGCGAACTGTACAGCGGCTTTGTCGCCGCCTCGGCCGACAAGATCTTCGAGAGCACCAACGCCGCCGGCTAG
- a CDS encoding arginine N-succinyltransferase, with protein MFIRPIAHTDLDALFQIAEESGPGFTSLMPDRDALARKIDHSIASFGRAVVRPTDEHYLFVLEDEHTGELMGTTGIEAAVGHHRPLQHFRRNTVTHHSRDLGLRRQVETLSRCKHYTGCTEICSLYLRPEFRRANAGKLLSRVRFLFMALHPERFADTVIAEMRGVSDAAGHSPFWNWLKTHFVDMEFAAATRLVGAGHTGFIEELMPTHPLYTCLMSEEARAVIGQVHEHTRPALHLLEAEGFRHQGLVDLFDAGPTVECPLTDIRSVREARAWRVEIDQQPPSRFQARRRDGFALPLLITNTETADFRATVLTGVDSRPDLGTLYLRPDQARQLGLVSGGACRALPLGRSQDASTPALHRIRPEIAYAH; from the coding sequence ATGTTCATTCGCCCGATTGCCCATACCGATCTGGACGCGCTGTTCCAGATCGCCGAGGAGTCCGGTCCGGGGTTCACCTCGCTGATGCCGGACCGGGACGCCCTTGCCCGCAAGATCGACCATTCGATCGCCAGCTTCGGCCGGGCGGTGGTCAGGCCCACCGACGAACACTACCTGTTCGTGCTTGAGGACGAGCACACCGGCGAACTCATGGGCACCACCGGCATCGAGGCCGCGGTCGGTCATCATCGCCCGCTGCAGCATTTCCGCCGTAACACCGTGACCCATCACTCCCGGGACCTCGGGTTGCGCCGCCAGGTCGAGACCCTGAGCCGCTGCAAGCACTACACCGGCTGCACCGAGATCTGCTCGCTGTACCTGCGTCCCGAGTTTCGTCGCGCCAACGCCGGCAAACTGCTGTCCCGGGTCCGGTTCCTGTTCATGGCCCTGCACCCTGAGCGCTTCGCCGATACGGTCATCGCCGAGATGCGGGGCGTGTCGGACGCCGCGGGTCATTCCCCGTTCTGGAACTGGCTCAAGACCCACTTTGTGGACATGGAGTTCGCGGCGGCCACCCGGCTGGTGGGCGCCGGGCACACCGGGTTCATCGAGGAACTGATGCCGACCCATCCGCTGTACACCTGCCTGATGAGCGAGGAAGCCCGTGCCGTCATTGGCCAGGTCCATGAGCACACCCGCCCGGCGCTGCATTTGCTGGAAGCCGAGGGCTTCCGGCACCAGGGCCTGGTGGACCTGTTCGACGCCGGGCCGACAGTGGAGTGCCCGCTGACCGATATTCGCAGCGTTCGCGAGGCCCGCGCCTGGCGGGTCGAGATCGACCAGCAGCCGCCGTCCCGGTTCCAGGCCCGACGCCGCGACGGGTTTGCCTTGCCGCTGCTGATCACCAATACTGAAACCGCCGATTTTCGGGCCACCGTGCTGACCGGGGTGGACAGCCGGCCCGACCTCGGCACCCTGTACCTGCGCCCGGACCAGGCCCGGCAACTGGGCTTGGTGTCCGGCGGTGCCTGTCGTGCGCTGCCCCTGGGACGCAGCCAGGACGCCTCGACCCCAGCGCTTCACCGAATCCGCCCGGAGATCGCCTATGCACACTGA
- a CDS encoding Lrp/AsnC family transcriptional regulator: MIGRQDQKLLMLLRQNARASITELARTLHVSRSTVQNRISRLEAAGVIRGYSVLLGGEFSANQVEAHVSIKVLQKLTARTNAELENISQVAQLFSVSGEYDLIAIVQAQSLEELSTVLDDIGNLDGVERTNSAVVLETRFRR, translated from the coding sequence ATGATAGGAAGGCAGGATCAGAAACTGCTGATGTTGCTGCGCCAGAACGCCCGCGCCAGCATCACCGAACTGGCCAGGACCCTGCACGTGTCCCGGTCCACGGTCCAGAACCGCATCAGCCGCCTGGAAGCGGCCGGCGTTATCCGCGGCTATTCGGTGCTGCTGGGGGGAGAGTTTTCCGCCAACCAGGTCGAGGCGCACGTGTCGATCAAGGTGCTGCAGAAACTGACCGCTCGCACCAACGCCGAGCTGGAAAACATCAGTCAGGTGGCGCAGCTGTTCTCGGTCAGTGGCGAGTACGACCTGATCGCCATCGTCCAGGCCCAGTCCCTGGAGGAACTGAGCACGGTGCTGGACGACATTGGCAATCTGGACGGGGTGGAGCGGACCAATTCCGCGGTGGTGCTGGAGACCCGGTTCCGGCGTTAG
- a CDS encoding glutathione S-transferase family protein: MSELVLFHYPMSPFSEKIRTMLGYADLHWLSVPVAEMPPRPVLALLVGGYRKIPVAQIGADLFCDTRTIATEIANLANRPELALEHQPEAVRQFVEQVDLEVFMACVMAASDGKLLRKLIRETSLLKTLRFLKDRAQIGRTARVRTVRGAKAKARVLSHLADLEGRLSQDFLFGPSPCIADFSAYHGLWFVCDLAGKPWLRDYPRVTAWMARMRAFGHGQARTFSADEAIERARQSQPRPLPEGTNGDALGTRVRVAPTDYGRDPVFGTLVHAGAHETVIARDTAETGRVHVHFPKQGFRITPAGD, encoded by the coding sequence ATGTCTGAACTGGTGCTGTTCCACTACCCCATGTCGCCCTTCTCCGAGAAGATCCGGACCATGCTGGGCTACGCCGACCTGCACTGGCTGTCGGTCCCGGTCGCCGAAATGCCGCCCCGCCCGGTGCTGGCGCTGCTGGTGGGCGGCTACCGCAAGATACCGGTGGCGCAGATTGGCGCCGACCTGTTCTGCGATACCCGCACCATCGCGACCGAGATCGCCAACCTGGCGAACCGGCCGGAGCTGGCCCTGGAGCACCAGCCGGAGGCCGTCCGGCAATTTGTCGAGCAGGTGGATCTGGAGGTTTTCATGGCCTGTGTGATGGCGGCCAGCGATGGCAAGTTGTTGCGCAAGCTGATTCGGGAGACCTCGTTGCTGAAGACCCTGCGCTTTCTCAAGGACCGGGCCCAGATCGGCCGGACGGCCCGGGTCCGGACTGTCCGAGGCGCCAAGGCCAAAGCCCGGGTCCTGAGCCACCTGGCCGACCTGGAAGGACGGCTGAGCCAGGACTTTCTGTTCGGCCCCAGCCCCTGCATCGCCGATTTCTCGGCCTACCACGGGCTCTGGTTTGTCTGCGACCTGGCCGGCAAGCCGTGGCTGCGGGATTATCCCAGGGTCACGGCCTGGATGGCCCGGATGCGGGCCTTCGGCCACGGCCAGGCCCGGACGTTCAGTGCCGATGAGGCCATCGAGCGGGCGCGGCAGAGCCAGCCCCGGCCCCTGCCGGAGGGCACGAACGGCGACGCCCTCGGCACCCGGGTCCGCGTCGCCCCGACCGATTACGGGCGCGATCCGGTCTTCGGCACCCTGGTGCACGCCGGCGCCCACGAGACCGTGATTGCCCGGGACACCGCCGAAACCGGTCGGGTGCACGTGCATTTCCCAAAACAGGGCTTTCGCATCACCCCGGCCGGGGACTAA
- a CDS encoding AMP-binding protein, which translates to MAVDPRKQTSLHCLFYWADQAPDRVYLTQPYPDGRVEDITWAQAADQVSRMAAHLNSLNLPERSNIAILGKNSAHWILADLAIWAAGHASVPLYPTLNGDTAAYVLEHSEAKLMFLGKLDGTADGWNDIKGHIPDDLPLISLPLSPRDDTPTWAGLIADNEPAEPKLPDPDALATLVYTSGSTGRPKGVMHSFRTMISVADGLQQLFPVSAEERMLSYLPLAHVAERAAVETQSLYYGFHLYFANSLDTFQEDLQRARPTLFFSVPRLWMKFYLGVNAKLPPKKQKVLFRLPILGSLVKKKVLKQLGLDHCRAALTGAAPLSAEIIGWYRNLGLELLEVYGMSENFGYSHANRPGQAKVGSVGQANPGVEQRIGEGGEVQVKSPGQMLGYYKNEAKTREDVTDDGFLKTGDMGEIDGEGYLRITGRVKDLFKTSKGKYVVPVPIESRFNHPQAEVVCVAGANQPQPCLMVLLSEEARATLATGVDRAGLEQELTEQLDAVNASCEAHEKLAFVVVVKEPWTMENGMLTPTMKIKRNVIEEFYTRKMDEWFGQGKKVVWEF; encoded by the coding sequence ATGGCCGTAGATCCCCGCAAACAGACTTCCCTGCACTGTCTTTTCTACTGGGCGGACCAGGCCCCGGACCGGGTCTACCTGACCCAGCCCTATCCCGATGGCCGGGTCGAGGACATCACCTGGGCGCAGGCGGCGGACCAGGTGTCCCGGATGGCGGCGCACCTGAACAGCCTGAACCTGCCCGAGCGCAGCAACATTGCCATTCTGGGCAAGAACAGCGCGCACTGGATCCTGGCGGACCTGGCGATCTGGGCGGCCGGTCACGCCTCGGTGCCGCTCTATCCGACCCTGAATGGCGACACCGCCGCCTACGTTCTGGAGCACAGCGAGGCCAAGCTGATGTTCCTGGGCAAGCTGGACGGTACCGCCGATGGCTGGAACGACATCAAGGGGCACATACCGGACGACCTGCCGCTGATCTCGCTGCCGCTGTCGCCCCGGGACGACACCCCGACCTGGGCCGGCCTGATTGCCGACAACGAACCGGCCGAGCCGAAACTGCCGGACCCGGACGCCCTGGCCACCCTGGTCTACACTTCGGGCAGCACCGGCCGGCCCAAGGGGGTGATGCACAGCTTCCGGACCATGATCTCGGTGGCCGATGGCCTGCAGCAGCTGTTCCCGGTGTCCGCGGAGGAGCGCATGCTGTCCTACCTGCCGCTGGCCCATGTCGCCGAGCGCGCGGCGGTCGAGACCCAGTCGCTGTACTACGGCTTCCACCTGTATTTTGCCAATTCCCTGGACACCTTCCAGGAGGATCTGCAACGGGCCCGACCGACTCTGTTCTTCTCCGTCCCGCGGCTGTGGATGAAGTTCTACCTCGGGGTCAACGCCAAGCTGCCCCCGAAAAAGCAGAAGGTGCTGTTCCGCCTGCCCATCCTGGGCTCGCTGGTGAAGAAAAAAGTGCTGAAACAGCTGGGCCTGGACCACTGCCGGGCGGCCCTGACCGGGGCGGCTCCGCTGTCGGCCGAGATCATCGGCTGGTATCGGAACCTGGGGCTGGAGTTGCTGGAGGTCTACGGCATGTCCGAGAACTTCGGTTATTCCCACGCCAACCGGCCCGGACAGGCCAAGGTCGGCAGCGTGGGGCAGGCCAACCCAGGGGTTGAGCAGCGCATCGGCGAGGGCGGGGAAGTGCAGGTGAAAAGCCCGGGCCAGATGCTGGGGTACTACAAGAACGAGGCGAAGACCCGGGAAGACGTCACCGACGACGGCTTCCTGAAAACCGGTGACATGGGCGAGATCGACGGCGAGGGCTACCTGCGCATCACCGGTCGGGTCAAGGATCTGTTCAAGACCTCCAAGGGCAAGTACGTGGTGCCGGTGCCGATCGAGAGCCGGTTCAATCATCCCCAGGCCGAGGTGGTGTGTGTCGCCGGCGCCAACCAGCCTCAGCCCTGCCTGATGGTGCTGCTGTCCGAGGAGGCCAGGGCGACGCTCGCCACCGGCGTCGACCGGGCCGGACTGGAGCAGGAGCTTACCGAGCAACTGGACGCGGTGAACGCCAGCTGCGAAGCCCATGAAAAGCTCGCCTTTGTGGTGGTGGTCAAGGAACCCTGGACCATGGAAAACGGCATGCTGACGCCCACTATGAAAATCAAGCGTAATGTGATTGAGGAGTTCTACACCCGCAAAATGGACGAGTGGTTCGGCCAGGGTAAAAAGGTGGTGTGGGAGTTCTGA
- a CDS encoding LysR family transcriptional regulator, producing the protein MDWDYLRYIRALAIGGTLAKAGELLGVHQTTVLRRLDQMEEAMGVQFFERNRDGLQLTPVGETAFREAEKLAVAMENLERKLVGRDAAPVGKVRLAAEDVTLNSLLSPILADLVREFPDIELEVLTDNDVANLSHREADLTLRCENKPQATLDGERIAAVESAVYGAARYCRRNRDLDVENQPEDCVWILPDETFSHLATGRWYRKHLKNAHSLIRCNSLQSMLALACAGAGLAVLPCYLGESAKELRRLTDPLDGESVDLWLHVSQDTQHLARVRIVMEFLVDRLRALEPSIEISGSL; encoded by the coding sequence ATGGATTGGGATTATCTTCGATACATACGCGCCTTGGCAATAGGCGGAACGCTGGCCAAGGCCGGCGAATTACTGGGTGTGCACCAGACCACGGTCCTGCGCCGTCTGGACCAGATGGAAGAGGCCATGGGGGTGCAGTTTTTCGAGCGTAACCGGGACGGTCTGCAGCTGACGCCGGTGGGGGAAACCGCCTTTCGGGAAGCCGAAAAACTGGCGGTGGCCATGGAAAACTTGGAGCGCAAACTGGTGGGGCGGGACGCCGCACCGGTCGGCAAGGTCCGGTTAGCCGCGGAGGACGTCACCCTCAACAGTCTGCTCAGCCCGATTCTGGCCGACCTGGTCCGGGAATTTCCGGACATCGAGCTGGAGGTGCTGACCGACAACGACGTCGCCAACCTCAGTCATCGGGAGGCAGACCTGACCCTGCGCTGCGAGAACAAACCCCAGGCCACCCTGGACGGCGAGCGCATCGCGGCGGTGGAGTCGGCGGTGTACGGGGCGGCGCGCTACTGCCGGCGCAACCGCGATCTGGACGTCGAGAACCAGCCGGAGGACTGCGTCTGGATCCTGCCCGACGAGACCTTCAGCCATCTGGCCACCGGACGCTGGTACCGCAAGCATCTGAAAAACGCCCACTCACTGATCCGCTGCAACAGCCTGCAGTCGATGCTGGCGCTGGCCTGCGCCGGGGCCGGGCTGGCGGTGCTGCCCTGTTACCTGGGCGAGAGCGCCAAGGAATTGCGGCGCCTGACCGACCCGCTCGACGGCGAGAGTGTCGATCTCTGGCTGCACGTCAGCCAGGATACCCAGCACCTGGCCCGGGTCCGGATAGTGATGGAATTCCTGGTGGACCGGCTGCGGGCCCTGGAACCGAGCATCGAGATCAGCGGCAGCCTGTAG
- a CDS encoding lysozyme-like domain containing protein — protein sequence MTWYGLPVLGLLIGTWATLRFSLLAPDPPADPDNVCEIFREHPVWYDYASASEDRWGTPIATQLAFVYYESSFRSHARPPRTRLWGMIPWTRPTTAYGYAQALDPAWTEYLEANGDGWFTVRTDMEHALDFVGWYNHLTHRQLGIALYDPRRLYLAYHEGRGGYSRRSYDRKPDIQALATRVQNRAFRYDNQLQACEQEFQCWRWYQFWPFCG from the coding sequence GTGACCTGGTACGGTTTACCGGTGCTGGGCCTGCTGATCGGTACCTGGGCGACCCTCAGGTTCAGCCTGCTGGCCCCCGACCCGCCGGCCGATCCGGACAATGTGTGCGAAATTTTCCGGGAGCACCCGGTCTGGTACGACTACGCCAGCGCCTCCGAGGACCGCTGGGGCACGCCCATTGCCACCCAGTTGGCGTTCGTCTACTACGAATCGTCGTTCCGCAGCCACGCCCGACCGCCGCGCACCCGGCTCTGGGGCATGATTCCCTGGACCCGACCGACCACCGCCTACGGCTATGCCCAGGCCCTGGACCCGGCCTGGACCGAATACCTGGAAGCCAACGGCGACGGCTGGTTCACGGTGCGCACCGACATGGAACACGCGCTGGATTTTGTCGGCTGGTACAACCACCTGACCCACCGCCAGCTGGGCATTGCCCTGTACGATCCGCGCCGGCTCTACCTGGCCTACCACGAGGGTCGGGGCGGCTACAGCCGCCGGAGCTACGACCGCAAGCCGGACATCCAGGCCCTCGCGACCCGGGTGCAGAACCGGGCGTTCCGCTACGACAATCAGCTGCAAGCCTGCGAACAGGAATTCCAGTGCTGGCGCTGGTACCAGTTCTGGCCGTTCTGCGGCTGA
- a CDS encoding DUF2059 domain-containing protein, translated as MKLGTLVKPVLVAALLTTGTVSAAPSAQQVLASSPVDDIVARYPAMMSQGIRDGLKRSGQVPPMVADTIGHVVSSSFRAADIEAAIVQDLQDNLTDQQLQAVRDWYESPVARKIAAAEIAAADPANWQAIQSRAPDLNARYQGTERARLFDRFDRAARATESAVDTAIAVQLGLATAMAAFSSDSVHYDQLKQRIESQRSVLRGVVEQQVYDSYLYTYEKIGAQEMGLYLDFLESGPGSAFSRVVTNSIQRAVTEPIESVGNQMARFLGPEPAGGE; from the coding sequence ATGAAGCTTGGCACCCTAGTTAAACCTGTTTTAGTTGCTGCTCTGCTCACCACGGGCACCGTTTCGGCGGCGCCCAGCGCCCAGCAGGTGCTGGCGTCCTCGCCGGTGGACGACATCGTGGCGCGCTACCCGGCCATGATGAGCCAGGGTATCCGGGACGGACTCAAACGCAGCGGCCAGGTGCCGCCTATGGTGGCGGACACCATCGGCCACGTGGTCAGCAGCAGTTTTCGCGCGGCCGACATCGAAGCGGCGATCGTTCAGGATCTGCAGGACAACCTGACCGATCAGCAATTGCAGGCGGTGCGGGACTGGTATGAGAGCCCGGTGGCCCGGAAAATCGCCGCGGCCGAGATTGCCGCTGCCGATCCGGCCAACTGGCAGGCGATCCAGTCCCGGGCCCCGGACCTGAACGCCAGGTACCAGGGTACCGAGCGGGCCCGGTTGTTCGATCGCTTCGACCGGGCGGCCCGCGCCACCGAGAGCGCGGTGGATACTGCCATCGCGGTGCAACTGGGCCTGGCCACCGCCATGGCGGCGTTCAGCAGCGACTCTGTGCATTACGATCAGTTAAAGCAGCGAATCGAAAGCCAGCGCAGCGTGCTCCGGGGCGTGGTGGAGCAGCAGGTCTACGACAGTTACCTGTACACCTACGAAAAGATCGGCGCCCAAGAAATGGGCCTGTACCTGGACTTCCTGGAAAGCGGCCCGGGCTCGGCGTTTTCCCGGGTGGTCACCAACAGCATCCAGCGCGCGGTCACCGAACCGATCGAATCGGTGGGCAATCAGATGGCGCGCTTTCTCGGGCCGGAACCAGCAGGCGGTGAGTGA
- a CDS encoding MBL fold metallo-hydrolase: MPRVSNGNGAFEISVELGALTSVAKDPQVAVRVGPAVASLVNGVGGDPLMQLRLLHEARSLLFDMGDSGRMALRSAHQVSDVFITHCHADHIGGFMWFLRSRIGHFPPCRLFGPPGLLGHIEGMVRGILWDRAEDRGPRFLVHEWHGDHLKRWRLNAGEGPPVLLEEVATPNGVIHREPEFQVRAALLDHGTPVMAYAWEPFGKLNVRKAGLAGLGVPAGPWLHELKMAVLRDRPDSLVSPGDGRSYRAGDLAARLLLQAPGEAVVYATDFADTPDNVRRMTDLAANAHTLFCEASFMLEDVDQARRTGHLTTEATARIANAARVQQLVAFHFSHRYARRRDQVYAELARFTHRLLVPARESAPSDCPPIRSVR; the protein is encoded by the coding sequence ATGCCCCGGGTAAGCAACGGTAATGGCGCGTTTGAAATCAGCGTGGAACTGGGTGCGCTGACCAGCGTTGCCAAGGATCCGCAGGTCGCGGTTCGCGTGGGCCCGGCGGTGGCGTCGCTGGTCAATGGCGTGGGCGGCGACCCCTTGATGCAACTGCGCCTGCTGCATGAGGCCCGCAGCCTGCTGTTCGACATGGGCGACAGTGGGCGCATGGCGCTGCGGTCCGCGCACCAGGTCAGTGATGTGTTCATCACCCACTGCCACGCCGATCACATTGGCGGCTTCATGTGGTTCCTGCGCAGCCGGATTGGGCATTTTCCGCCCTGCCGGCTGTTCGGGCCGCCCGGTCTGCTCGGGCACATCGAGGGTATGGTGCGCGGCATTCTCTGGGATCGGGCCGAGGACCGCGGGCCAAGGTTCCTGGTGCACGAGTGGCACGGCGACCACCTCAAACGCTGGCGTCTGAACGCCGGCGAAGGCCCACCGGTGCTGTTGGAGGAAGTGGCGACACCGAACGGGGTGATTCACCGGGAGCCGGAATTCCAGGTGCGGGCCGCGTTGCTGGATCACGGCACCCCGGTGATGGCCTACGCCTGGGAGCCGTTTGGCAAGCTCAATGTGCGCAAGGCCGGGCTGGCCGGGCTGGGGGTCCCCGCCGGGCCCTGGCTGCACGAACTCAAGATGGCGGTGCTGCGGGATCGGCCCGACAGCCTGGTGTCACCCGGGGATGGCCGCAGCTATCGGGCCGGCGACCTGGCCGCGCGCCTGTTGCTCCAGGCGCCCGGCGAAGCGGTGGTCTACGCCACCGACTTTGCCGATACGCCGGACAACGTCCGGCGCATGACCGACCTGGCAGCCAACGCCCACACCCTGTTCTGCGAGGCCTCGTTCATGCTTGAGGATGTCGACCAGGCCCGACGCACCGGACACCTGACCACCGAGGCCACGGCCCGGATCGCCAACGCGGCCCGGGTGCAGCAACTGGTGGCCTTTCACTTTTCCCACCGCTATGCCCGACGCCGCGACCAGGTTTACGCCGAGTTGGCGCGCTTCACTCACCGCCTGCTGGTTCCGGCCCGAGAAAGCGCGCCATCTGATTGCCCACCGATTCGATCGGTTCGGTGA
- a CDS encoding Xaa-Pro peptidase family protein, with protein MDFNAYQKALSVQLRGSECPFSQAEYDQRLAQVRQRMAADDLDALLLTDCADIFYLTGYCTFEVSVHVALVVTGSSMMLQVPSIEMGPAMVTTRVGHVAGYRWEGIGEVLAPLVNALDDAADTVGIDAWHGSLRQGVLEGLHARLPGIRFVDAGGLVKKVRIVKSPAEIEFLRHSASVTAHGLRAAVAAVRPGVTDNDIAAAGARALLAGGSEFMSMQPIVTTGRRSSVIHANHKRCHVEHDEPVFLEFGAAWHRYTAPMMQTVVAGTPSAEMRRVFDGCRRVVDALLEAIKPEASFDTAAQAAERALAPLAHTVFFSGVFGYTVGAQFPPSWVEGSGFIARGGNTEFRAGMVFHLPICLRVPGQWGIGCSETVLVNDHGVELLTANPWSLHVA; from the coding sequence ATGGATTTCAATGCCTACCAGAAAGCGTTGTCGGTCCAGCTGCGAGGCTCCGAGTGTCCGTTCTCGCAAGCCGAATACGACCAGCGCCTGGCCCAGGTGCGTCAGCGCATGGCCGCGGATGACCTGGACGCGCTGCTGTTGACCGACTGCGCCGATATCTTCTACCTGACCGGATACTGCACCTTCGAGGTCTCGGTGCACGTGGCTCTGGTGGTGACCGGCAGCTCGATGATGCTGCAGGTGCCGTCCATCGAGATGGGCCCGGCCATGGTGACCACCCGGGTTGGCCACGTGGCCGGCTATCGCTGGGAAGGCATTGGCGAAGTGTTGGCGCCCCTGGTCAACGCTCTGGACGACGCGGCCGACACGGTTGGCATTGACGCCTGGCACGGCTCCCTGCGCCAGGGCGTGCTGGAGGGCTTGCATGCCCGGTTGCCGGGCATCCGGTTTGTCGACGCCGGTGGCCTGGTGAAGAAGGTGCGGATCGTGAAATCCCCGGCGGAGATCGAGTTCCTGCGCCACAGCGCCAGTGTTACCGCGCACGGGCTGCGCGCCGCGGTGGCGGCGGTTCGCCCGGGAGTGACCGACAACGACATCGCCGCCGCTGGGGCCCGGGCCCTGCTGGCCGGTGGCAGCGAGTTCATGAGCATGCAGCCGATCGTCACCACCGGGCGCCGCAGCAGCGTGATTCACGCCAACCACAAGCGCTGTCACGTGGAGCATGACGAACCGGTGTTCCTGGAGTTTGGCGCGGCCTGGCATCGCTACACCGCACCGATGATGCAGACCGTGGTCGCCGGCACCCCCTCGGCGGAAATGCGCCGGGTGTTCGATGGTTGCCGGCGGGTGGTGGATGCCCTGCTGGAGGCGATCAAGCCCGAAGCCAGTTTCGACACCGCCGCCCAGGCCGCGGAGCGGGCCTTGGCACCCCTGGCGCACACAGTGTTTTTCTCGGGCGTGTTCGGCTACACCGTGGGCGCGCAGTTCCCACCGTCCTGGGTCGAAGGGTCCGGGTTCATCGCCCGCGGCGGCAACACCGAATTCCGCGCCGGCATGGTGTTCCATCTGCCCATCTGCCTGCGGGTGCCGGGTCAGTGGGGGATTGGCTGCAGTGAGACCGTGCTGGTCAACGACCACGGGGTCGAGTTGCTGACCGCTAATCCCTGGTCATTGCACGTAGCCTGA
- a CDS encoding succinyl-CoA synthetase subunit beta has protein sequence MGFEPDTPGTHEGGRLRPLALVGVLALTPLLFFGGPDWIAAYLSTSVWNLGHIALFALITLALHPWRWLRGVRLWLAVTVAALVVGLAIEAVQSQLGREADGQDLLRNLIGVWLVLAWRPLLASHRIGRVKPPMLILAAISALLLVFELGKTGVATAQQLELDRLLPRLYDFSHTDPSPFWQGRLASSPDHGAADSPSLRIELGTERFSGVSLNRLPADWRRFDTLSVSLFNPGSEPLPLTLRINDLKHERGDNAYADRYNTSLLLQPGPNRFELPLSEVAGAPRQRAMDMARIHRVMLFAVNLPEPRVVYLQDLRLRAMTRD, from the coding sequence ATGGGTTTCGAGCCCGACACTCCGGGCACCCACGAGGGCGGGCGGCTGCGGCCGCTGGCCCTGGTTGGGGTTCTCGCCCTCACCCCCCTTCTTTTCTTTGGCGGTCCGGACTGGATTGCCGCCTATCTGAGCACGTCGGTCTGGAATCTCGGCCACATTGCCCTGTTTGCCCTGATCACCCTCGCCCTGCACCCCTGGCGCTGGCTGCGCGGTGTGCGCCTGTGGCTGGCCGTCACGGTGGCGGCGCTGGTCGTTGGCCTGGCCATCGAGGCGGTGCAGTCGCAATTGGGGCGCGAGGCGGACGGGCAGGATCTGCTGCGCAATCTGATTGGGGTCTGGCTGGTGCTGGCCTGGCGGCCACTGCTGGCGAGTCACAGAATCGGGCGGGTCAAACCGCCGATGCTGATACTGGCGGCCATCAGCGCCCTGTTGCTGGTGTTCGAGCTGGGCAAAACTGGGGTCGCGACCGCCCAGCAACTGGAACTCGATCGCCTGCTGCCGCGCCTGTACGACTTCAGCCACACCGACCCCAGCCCGTTCTGGCAGGGCCGGCTGGCCTCCTCGCCCGACCACGGCGCGGCGGACAGCCCAAGCCTGCGAATTGAACTGGGCACCGAGCGTTTCTCCGGGGTCTCCCTGAACCGTCTACCGGCCGACTGGCGCCGGTTCGATACGCTCAGCGTCAGTCTGTTCAATCCCGGTTCCGAACCCTTACCCCTGACCCTGCGCATCAACGACCTCAAGCACGAGCGCGGGGACAACGCCTACGCCGACCGGTACAACACCTCGCTCCTGCTGCAGCCGGGGCCCAACCGCTTCGAACTGCCGCTCAGCGAGGTCGCGGGCGCGCCGCGCCAGCGTGCCATGGACATGGCCCGGATCCACCGGGTGATGCTGTTCGCCGTGAATCTGCCCGAGCCCCGCGTGGTCTATCTGCAGGATCTCAGGCTACGTGCAATGACCAGGGATTAG